Proteins co-encoded in one Bombus pyrosoma isolate SC7728 linkage group LG4, ASM1482585v1, whole genome shotgun sequence genomic window:
- the LOC122566584 gene encoding 39S ribosomal protein L15, mitochondrial: MKLSEIMASKQGRDLALSMLRTLPRLALNNIRNNPGANKPSKRGRGQHGGNKHGAGNKGSGQRQNFMRIGYETGNNPFYLRFSCEPYYKGHHLRREYPPLSLQQLQLYIDTNRVDSSKPIDLVSIINTGLYDLKVEWKHAGVHLTDEGADNFKAKVNIEVQWASEPVIAAIERNGGTITTAYYDTHCLHAIKDIDRFFTTGEPIPRRLLPPTDCLEYYMSAETRGYLANPEEISRERLILSQKYGYELPKIEDDPNYKILVQRKDPRQLFYGLEPGWVVSLKDKAILKPKADYLKEFYSS, from the exons ATGAAACTTTCTGAAATAATGGCCAGTAAACAAGGAAGAGATTTAGCACTGTCAATGTTGCGAACATTACCTAGACTAGCTTTAAATAACATTCGAAATAATCCTGGTGCAAATAAACCT TCAAAACGTGGTCGAGGTCAACATGGTGGAAATAAGCACGGAGCAGGTAATAAGGGATCAGGTCAAAGACAGAATTTTATGCGAATTGGATATGAAACTGGAAATAACCCATTTTATCTTAGATTTAGTTGTGAACCATATTATAAAGGGCACCA tttaaGAAGAGAATATCCTCCTTTATCTCTGCAACAATTGCAACTATATATTGATACAAACAGAGTAGATTCATCTAAACCTATTGATCTTGTATCTATAATCAATACAGGACTATATGATCTTAAAGTAGAATGGAAACATGCAGGTGTTCATCTTACAGATGag GGAGCCGATAACTTCAAAGCAAAAGTCAATATAGAAGTCCAATGGGCCAGTGAACCAGTAATTGcagcaattgaaagaaatggCGGTACTATTACTACTGCATATTATGATACTCACTGTTTACATGCAATAAAGGATATTGATAGATTTTTTACTACTG GAGAACCAATACCACGCAGACTATTACCTCCGACAGATtgtttagaatattatatgaGTGCAGAAACGAGAGGATATTTAGCAAATCCTGAAGAAATTTCTCGTGAACGTTTGATTTTATCTCAGAAATATGGTTACGAGCTGCCAAAAATTGAAGACGATcctaattacaaaattcttgTGCAGCGTAAAGATCCTAGACAATTATTTTATGGTCTTGAACCTGGTTGGGTTGTGAGTCTTAAAGATAAAGCAATTCTGAAACCTAAAGCCGACTATCTTAAGGAATTCTATTCAAgttga
- the LOC122566581 gene encoding guanine nucleotide-binding protein subunit beta-like protein, producing the protein MTETLQLRGTLRGHNGWVTQIATNPKYPDMILSSSRDKTLIVWKLTRDEANYGIPQKRLYGHSHFISDVVLSSDGNYALSGSWDKTLRLWDLAAGRTTRRFEDHTKDVLSVAFSVDNRQIVSGSRDKTIKLWNTLAECKYTIQDDGHTDWVSCVRFSPNHSNPIIVSAGWDKLVKVWNLTNCRLKINHSGHTGYLNTVTVSPDGSLCASGGKDCKAMLWDLNDGKHLHTLDHNDIITALCFSPNRYWLCAAFGPWIKIWDLETKEMVEELKPEVVSATSKAEPPHCLSLAWSTDGQTLFAGYSDNTIRVWQVSVSSR; encoded by the exons atgactGAAACTCTTCAATTAAGAGGGACACTTCGGGGACACAATGGATGGGTCACCCAAATCGCGACAAATCCAAAATATCCGGATATGATACTGTCTTCTTCACGTG ATAAAACTTTAATCGTATGGAAGCTGACACGTGACGAAGCCAATTATGGTATTCCTCAGAAGCGTTTGTATGGTCACTCTCACTTTATTAGTGATGTAGTGCTATCGTCAGATGGTAATTATGCTCTATCTGGTTCATGGGACAAAACTCTTCGACTTTGGGACTTGGCCGCAGGTCGTACGACACGACGATTCGAAGACCATACCAAG GATGTTTTAAGCGTCGCCTTTTCCGTGGACAATCGTCAAATTGTTTCTGGTTCTCGAGACAAGACAATTAAACTGTGGAATACTTTGGCTGAGTGCAAGTATACTATTCAAGATGATGGACATACAGACTGGGTTAGCTGTGTACGTTTCTCTCCAAATCATTCCAATCCCATCATTGTTTCTGCGGGCTGGGACAAATTGGTTAAG GTGTGGAACTTAACAAATTGTAGACTGAAGATCAATCACAGTGGACACACTGGATATCTTAATACGGTTACTGTCTCCCCTGATGGATCGCTTTGTGCCTCAGGCGGCAAG GACTGCAAGGCTATGTTATGGGATCTAAATGACGGAAAGCATCTCCACACCTTAGATCATAACGACATTATCACAGCTTTGTGCTTCAGCCCTAATCGTTACTGGCTATGTGCTGCATTTGGACCTTGGATCAAGATATGGGATCTTGAAACCAAAGAAATGGTTGAAGAATTAAAACCAGAGGTAGTGTCTGCAACGAGTAAAGCAGAGCCACCTCATTGTCTGTCTTTAGCGTGGTCCACTGATGGACAAACCCTTTTTGCCGGCTACTCAGACAATACTATCCGTGTTTGGCAAGTTTCTGTATCTAGCCGTTAA
- the LOC122566585 gene encoding NFU1 iron-sulfur cluster scaffold homolog, mitochondrial-like, producing the protein MDKILRNTLPISRQLLRTSSTTYQYSKIFKDCVACIYTKYNNVILRSNLLPVKKPFNIIQNRTMFIQTQDTPNPNSLKFIPGVKVLETGQTKDFPNATDAYCSPLAKMLFRIDGVKSVFFGPDFITISKADEDVEWKLLKPEIFAVIMDFFATGLPILTDEQPATDTQISEDDSEIVQMIKELLDTRIRPTVQEDGGDVVFMGFEEGIVKLKMQGSCTSCPSSVITLKNGVQNMMQFYIPEVLGVVQVEDETDQIAKKEFEKFEEKIKSSKPSEK; encoded by the exons AtggataaaattttaagaaacacATTACCTATTAGTCGACAATTATTACGTACGTCTTCAACAACATATCAATATTCGAA aatttttaaagattgtgttgcatgtatatatacaaaatacaataatgttatattaagATCAAATCTACTTCCTGTTAAAAAaccatttaatattatacaaaatcgtacaatgtttatacaaaCTCAAGACACACCAAATCcaaatagtttaaaatttatacctGGTGTTAAAGTGTTAGAAACTGGTCAAACTAAGGATTTTCCTAATGCTACAGATGCATATTGTTCACCACTTGCAAAAATGTTATTCCGTATTGATGGTGTAAAGTCTGTGTTTTTTGGTCCtgattttattacaatatcaaaAGCTGATGAAGATGTTGAGTGGAAATTATTGAAACCAGAAATATTTGCTGTCATAATGGATTTTTTTGCAACTGGCTTACCTATATTAACCGATGAACAGCCTGCAACAGATACTC aaattagtGAGGATGATAGTGAAATAGtacaaatgataaaagaattattggATACTCGAATACGACCGACAGTACAGGAAGATGGAGGTGATGTTGTATTTATG GGCTTCGAGGAAGGCAtagtgaaattgaaaatgcaAGGTTCCTGCACAAGCTGTCCAAGTTCTGTGATCACTTTAAAAAATGGAGTTCAAAATAtgatgcaattttatattccagAAGTGCTTGGAGTAGTGCAAGTGGAGGATGAAACTGATCAAATCgcaaaaaaagaatttgaaaagttcgaagaaaagattaaaagcTCTAAACctagtgaaaaataa